The following proteins are encoded in a genomic region of Gossypium hirsutum isolate 1008001.06 chromosome D05, Gossypium_hirsutum_v2.1, whole genome shotgun sequence:
- the LOC121217449 gene encoding pyrophosphate-energized vacuolar membrane proton pump, with protein sequence MGASILSDLGTEILIPVCAVIGIAFSLLQWVLVSKVKLSPGRDPGSPRNNGAGGKNDCADYLIEEEEGLNDHNVVLKCAEIQSAISEGATSFLFTEYQYVGIFMVAFAILIFVFLGSVEGFSTKSQPCSYDQSKICKPALATAAFSTISFLLGAVTSVVSGFIGMKIATYANARTTLEARKGVGKAFITAFRSGAVMGFLLAANGLLVLYITINLFKIYYGDDWGGLFEAITGYGLGGSSMALFGRVGGGIYTKAADVGADLVGKVERNIPEDDPRNPAVIADNVGDNVGDIAGMGSDLFGSYAESSCAALVVASISSFGINHEFTPMLYPLIISSVGIIVCLITTLFATDFFEIKAVKEIEPSLKRQLIISTVLMTIGIGVVSWVALPSSFTIFNFGDQKVVKNWQLLLCVAVGLWAGLIIGFVTEYYTSNAYSPVQDVADSCRTGAATNVIFGLALGYKSCIIPIFAIAVSIFVSFSFAAMYGIAVAALGMLSTIATGLAIDAYGPISDNAGGIAEMAGMSHRIRERTDALDAAGNTTAAIGKGFAIGSAALVSLALFGAFVSRAAISTVDVLTPKVFIGLLVGAMLPYWFSAMTMKSVGSAALKMVEEVRRQFNTIPGLMEGTAKPDYATCVKISTDASIKEMIPPGALVMLTPLVVGIFFGVETLSGVLAGSLVSGVQIAISASNTGGAWDNAKKYIEAGASEHAKTLGPKGSDPHKAAVIGDTIGDPLKDTSGPSLNILIKLMAVESLVFAPFFATHGGLLFKIF encoded by the exons ATGGGGGCTTCTATTTTATCAGATCTCGGAACCGAGATCTTAATTCCAGTTTGCGCCGTGATTGGAATTGCCTTTTCTCTCTTACAATGGGTTCTCGTTTCCAAGGTGAAGCTCTCTCCTGGTCGAGACCCGGGTTCACCTAGAAACAACGGTGCGGGTGGAAAAAATGACTGCGCCGATTACctcattgaagaagaagaaggactTAATGATCATAATGTTGTTCTTAAATGTGCTGAAATTCAAAGCGCCATCTCTGAAG GGGCAACCTCATTTCTTTTCACCGAGTACCAGTATGTTGGCATTTTCATGGTTGCTTTTGCAATCTTGATTTTTGTCTTCCTTGGTTCGGTAGAGGGTTTCAGCACAAAGAGTCAGCCTTGCTCATATGACCAATCTAAGATTTGCAAGCCTGCTCTTGCCACTGCTGCATTCAGCACAATATCTTTCTTACTTGGTGCTGTCACTTCAGTTGTTTCTGGCTTTATTGGAATGAAGATTGCTACCTATGCAAATGCTAGAACCACCCTGGAGGCAAGAAAGGGAGTTGGAAAGGCATTTATCACTGCATTTAGATCTGGTGCTGTCATGGGTTTTCTTCTTGCTGCAAATGGCCTTCTCGTGCTCTACATTACCATCAACTTATTCAAGATCTACTATGGTgatgattggggtggtctttttGAAGCGATCACTGGTTATGGGCTTGGAGGTTCATCCATGGCACTTTTTGGTAGAGTTGGTGGAGGCATCTACACCAAAGCTGCTGATGTGGGTGCTGATCTTGTTGGCAAGGTGGAAAGGAACATTCCTGAGGATGACCCTAGAAACCCAGCT GTTATTGCTGACAATGTTGGAGATAATGTTGGTGATATAGCTGGAATGGGATCTGATCTTTTTGGTTCCTATGCTGAATCATCTTGTGCTGCACTTGTTGTTGCTTCCATCTCTTCTTTTGGCATCAATCATGAGTTCACTCCAATGTTATATCCTCTCATCATAAGTTCTGTTGGTATCATTGTTTGTTTAATCACAACCTTATTTGCAACTGATTTCTTTGAGATCAAGGCTGTTAAGGAAATTGAGCCATCATTGAAGAGGCAACTTATCATATCCACTGTTCTCATGACTATTGGAATTGGGGTTGTTAGTTGGGTAGCTCTTCCATCTTCCTTTACCATTTTCAACTTTGGAGATCAGAAAGTTGTCAAGAACTG GCAACTACTCTTATGTGTTGCTGTTGGTCTTTGGGCTGGTCTAATTATTGGTTTTGTAACCGAGTACTATACCAGTAACGCATACAG CCCTGTACAAGATGTTGCTGATTCCTGCAGAACTGGAGCAGCAACTAATGTTATTTTCGGCCTTGCATTGGGTTACAAGTCTTGCATTATTCCTATATTTGCTATTGCAGTCAGTATTTTTGTTAGTTTTAGCTTTGCTGCTATGTATGGCATTGCTGTTGCTGCCCTTGGAATGCTGAGCACCATAGCTACTGGACTGGCTATTGATGCTTATGGTCCTATCAGTGACAATGCTGGAGGTATTGCTGAGATGGCTGGCATGAGCCACAGAATACGAGAGAGAACGGATGCTCTGGATGCTGCTGGAAACACCACTGCTGCTATTGGAAAG GGTTTCGCCATTGGTTCAGCTGCCCTTGTGTCCCTTGCCCTCTTTGGTGCTTTTGTGAGCCGTGCTGCTATTTCAACAGTTGATGTATTGACCCCTAAAGTTTTTATTGGTTTGCTTGTCGGGGCAATGCTTCCTTACTGGTTTTCTGCTATGACCATGAAGAGTGTGGGAAGTGCAGCTTTGAAGATGGTTGAGGAAGTGCGCAGGCAATTCAACACAATCCCAGGTCTCATGGAGGGTACTGCTAAACCTGACTATGCTACCTGTGTTAAGATCTCTACTGATGCTTCAATCAAAGAAATGATCCCACCTGGTGCCCTTGTTATGCTCACACCCCTTGTTGTTGGGATCTTTTTTGGCGTGGAAACTCTCTCTGGTGTCCTCGCTGGATCTCTTGTCTCTGGTGTCCAG ATTGCTATCTCTGCATCCAACACAGGAGGTGCTTGGGATAATGCCAAGAAGTATATTGAG GCTGGTGCTTCTGAGCATGCAAAAACTCTTGGTCCCAAAGGTTCAGATCCACATAAGGCTGCCGTTATTGGTGACACCATTGGTGACCCTTTAAAGGATACATCTGGGCCATCACTGAACATCCTCATCAAGCTAATGGCTGTTGAATCTCTTGTCTTTGCTCCCTTCTTTGCTACACATGGTGGGCTGCTTTTTAAGATATTTTAA